AGCCAATCTAAGTTACTTTCAGGTAACTGGGAACGTACGTTCGGGTTAGCGAGTTGTTATTACACTCGCGAACGCACACGCTGTGGGGGAGGTGGTACGGCGTGTGTGACGACTGGCCGTTTACCGTAGAACAGCCCACCGCTCGAGGAACAATGAGACACACTATCACATCATCCGCGGCTACGGGCCGACCGATTCGAAGACGGCGCGGTCGGGCGAGGGGTGATCGAAGATGACCCACGACAGTGACGGACACACGGCGATCGTCGAGTTCGAGCGGCCGACCGGAGAGGTAGCGACGATCGTTCGGACGGCACCGTCGGCGGCGGAAGACGTGTTGGACGACGCACTCGGGCTCGTGCCTGCTACGGGCAAAGTGCGCCGGGTAGAGACGGTAGACGGAGACCCCATCGGCGAGCTCGACGTCGGTGCCTCCCGTCGAGGCGTCCGAGAACGTCTGTCGCCGCCGACGTACTGGAAACGGTGAAGACGGCACGGTCACTCTCCAGGCCGCCGAGAGAAGCCACACCGTTCGCAGGGTGAAACCGTCGACCTCGAGCGAACGGTCGTCGCTGGAGTGGTCGTCGGAACGATTTCCGCCTGATCACAGTCGAGCGGCCAGCCTCGGCAACGAGACCGAGGCTGACCGCGGCCGTTCGTGATCGGACGTGCACTGCAGTTCAGTGGCTACTCTACAGTAACAACTGAAACGGTTTACACACTGCTCGCGGTAGTGCGGCCAGAACTGGCTTACTCTGCCAGTTCTGGCCGCTTGATCGCGAGCAGGTGTGCAATGACTTTCAGTGGCTACTGTAACTGTTCGCACAAGAACCGTCCTACGTCGAGTCGCCGCCGCGGTCGATCCAGGCACACTCCGAACAGGTGTCGACGCCCTGTACGTTCGAGAGCGTCGAATCACAGTTCGGACACGACCGGGACGCGTACTGCGGTGGTCTAAGCATCAGCCGTCACGATGGTTTCGACGATAATAAACTCTCCCTACGACGAACGTCGAAATCAGGTAGGTGGCGGCCCCGCCGTGCCCGGCCGAAACGGCGTTACCGACGGGCGCGAGCGGTCTGCATCGCGTCGCTGTTGTACGCCGATCCGAGGGAGCCGCTCGCGTCGATCGCGATAACGCCGGCCGACGAACCCGTGAGTTCGCCGAACTCCTCGATCGCGAGTTCCGTCGCCCCCTGGGCGTCGAGCCCGCGCTCGAGGTGACGGACGACGCGCCGGGAGAGCGTGACGCGCGCGATGTCCTCGCCGGCTCCCGTCGCGCTCGCGCCGCCGGCAGGCGAACAGTAGTATCCCGACCCGATCTGCGGGACGTCACCGACGCGGCCGGCGAGGGCGAGCCAGCGGCCACCCGTGGAGGTCGCCGCGGCGAGCCGTTCGCCGTCGAAGGCGACCGCGCCGACCGTGTCGTGATCGTGTTCGTCGTCGATTCCCGGCGTCTCCTCCCCGAACTGATCTCGCTGGCCGAACCGGGCCTGAATCCACTCGAGCTGAGCTCGCGACCCCCCTTCGGGCGCCTCGAGTTCCGCCCAGCGCTCGCGCGTCCGCTCGGTCCAGAGGTCGACCTCGGTCTCGACGCCGTAGTCCTCGGCGAGCGAAACGGCGTGCTCGCCGGCGACGAAGGTGTGGGGCGTCTCTTCGAGGACGACGCGGGCGACGCTGACGGCGTGCTCGACGCCCGGCATCGAACAGACCGCGCCGACTCGACGGTCGTCGGTCATGATACCCGCGTCGGTTCGAACGACGCCGTCGCTCTGGACGGCGCCGCCGACGCCCGCGTTGAACCGGGGCGAGGACTCGAGCACTCGAACTGCTGCTTCGACGGCCGAAAGCGGCGTCTCCGCGTCGACGCCGGCTTCGGCGGACTCCTCGAGGACAGCCTGTCGTGCATCCGGCTCCTCCGGCTCGCCGCCGGCACCGCCGTGAACGATGACGTGCATACGCCGGACCTGCGTGCGGGCCGGGATAATCGTCCCGATTCCGGACGACGGCCGATCGCCGCGGCCGAACGACCACGAACCCCTACACTTACGACGCGTGCTCGAGTACCGCCGACGATGACGCCCGTCGCGCTGCTCGCCGTCTTCTGTTGTCTGATGGTGATCATCGCCGTCGGCAAACTCGCGCTTGCAGATCGACGGGAGCCGATCGACGTGGGAACGAGCCTCCTGGTCGTCGGCGTCACGGCGTTCGTCCTCGTCTGGCTCGACCTGCAAGTGGAGTGGTCGCCGGCCGGCGTCGGGCCGCTGCTGATCGCGCTGGGAGTGGTCACGATCGCAGTCGGCGTGGCGCTGATCGTCGACGACTGGTAACGACGACTGCGTCGACGCCGAGCAGTCGCGTCCAGAAAACCACAACTGTTAGGTCTAAATCCCCCATACTCGAGGGTCGATCGTAATATTTTCCGATGCAAACCCAAATGGCAGCCCTTTTAGCGAGCGTATGAGAAGGTTAGGAACGAGATGAGCTACGACAAAATCGAGGTTCCCGAGGACGGAGAGAAGATCACGCTCAAGGAGGGGTCTGACACCGAACTCGAGGTGCCCGACAACCCGATCATCCCGATCATCTACGGTGACGGCGTCGGAAGCGACGTCGGTCCGGCCGCCCAGAAGGTGCTCGAGGCTGCCGCCGAGGCCACCGGTCGCGAGATCCACTGGATGCGCGTCTACGCCGGCGAGTCCGCCCGCGAGAAATACGACGAGAACCTGCCCGACGAGACCGTCGAGGCGATCAAAGAACACCGCGTCGCGATCAAGGGCCCGCTGACGACGCCCGTCGGCGCGGGCTTTCGCTCGCTCAACGTCGGCCTGCGCAAGCTGCTCGACCTCTACGCGAACGTCCGACCCACCTACCACCTCGACGGTGTCCCGTCACCGGTCAAGGAGCCGGAGAAGATGGACATGGTCACCTTCCGTGAGAACACGGAGGACGTCTACGCCGGCATCGAGTGGGAAGCCGGCACCGACGAAGTCGAGCAGGTCAAGGAGTTCGTCGAAGAGGAGATGGGCGCAACGGGCGTCATCCACGACGGCCCCGTCGGCATCGGCGTCAAGCCGATCACGGAGTTCGGGACGAAGCGCCTGGTTCGGGAAGCCATCGACTACGCCCTCGAGAACGACCGCGACTCCGTCACCCTTGTCCACAAGGGCAACATCATGAAGTTCACCGAGGGGCAGTTCCGCGACTGGGGCTACGAGGTCGCAGACGAGGAGTACGGTGACGAGGTCATCACCGAGGACACCCTCTGGGAGGAGCGCGACGGCGAGATGCCCGAGGACGCGGTGGTCGTCAACGACCGGATCGCCGACAACATGCTCCAGCAGATTCTCACCCGTACCGACGAGTACGACGTCGTCGCGACGATGAACTTAAACGGCGACTACATGTCCGACGCCTGTGGTGCCCAGATCGGTGGGCTCGGCATCGCACCCGGTGGCAACTTCGGTGAGGGCCGCATGCTCGCAGAACCCGTTCACGGTTCGGCACCCAAATACGAGGGCCAGGACAAGGTCAACCCGACCGCCATGATCCTCTCCGGTCGCATGATGCTCGAGTACATGGGCTGGAACGACGCCGCCGACCTCGTCCGCGACGCCGTTGAGGAGACCATCTCTTCGGGCAAGGTTACCTACGACCTCGAACGTCAGCTCGAAGACGCCGAGAAGCTCGCCACGAGCGAGTTCGCCGAGGAAGTCGTCGCCAACATCGAAAACCTGTCGTAGAACTCCCCGTCGGCTGCATTCCGTTTTTCGGCACGTCACGACCTCGAAAAGTGTCGCGAACGCTCCGTTCGTCGGCAGCGACCGCCACCTCGATACGGCGCGCACTCGAGCCCGAACGATCGGTCATCCGGAGACGGGCTCAGTCGGGTTCGATCCGTCCGAGCACGTCGTCGCGATGGAACTCCTCGTTCTCGCCGACCACGATCTCGGTGAGCGTCCCCGACGCCGGCGCGGGCACGTCGACGCTCACCTTCTCGACCTGGATCTCACAGATCGTCTCGCCCTCCTCGACGGTCCCGCCTTCTCGAGCAAACCACGTCGCGATGACGCCCTCGTCGACGTCCTCGGCGTCCTCGGGCCAGGCGGTCGCCGCGTCGACCTCGATCACGTCGCTCATTCGTGTATCGAGCGAACCGCGGCCTCGACGTCTCCGGCGTCGGGCAGCACTTCGTTCTCGAGCGGGCGGGCGTACGGGATCGGCACGTCCGGCATCGTTACCCGACGAACGGCCTCGAGCTCGTCGAGCGCTCCCTCCGTGGCCCGCGCGACGAGTTCCCCGCTGACGCCGTAAGAGTGGTAGTCTTCGTCGACGACCACGAGTTTCCCCGTCTTTCGGACCGACTCGAGCACCGTCTCCGTATCGAGCGGAACGAGCGTCCGGAGGTCGATCACCTCCGCGTCGATGCCGTCTTCTGCGAGGTCGGCGGCGGCCTCGAGCGCGCGATGGACGTGCAGCCCGAGAGTGACGATCGTCACGTCGTCGCCCTCGCGTTTGACGTCGGCCTCGCCGAACTCGATCTCGTAGTCCTCCTCGGGGACGCCGGTTTTGGGCCCGTCGGGGGCGGGCATCCACGCCAGGCCCATCAGCCGTTTGTGGAACATGTAGACGACGGGGTCGTCGTCCCGGATCGCGGCGTGCATCAGCCCCTTGGCGTCGTATGCGGTGGAGGGAACGACGACCTTCATGCCCGGCAGGTGAGCGAAGGTCCCGTACAGGGTCTGGGAGTGCTGGGCGGCGTCGTTGTACGTGCCGCCGACGGCCGTCATGAACACCATCGGGACCGAGACCGAGCCCCCGGACATGTAGGCGTTCTTCGCCATGTTGTTGTAGATTTGATCCATCGCGACGCCGAAGAAGTCGGCGAACATCAACTCGACGATGGGACGCATCCCCTGCATGGCCGCGCCGACACCCGCGCCGATGAATCCAGTCTCCGAGATAGGGACGTCCATGATTCGATCGTGGCCGAAGTCCTCGAGCAGCCCCTGCGTGGAGTCGAAGATGCCACCGTAGTCGGCGACGTCCTCCCCCATCACGAAGACGTCCTCGCTCTCGCGCAGTTCGTGGGCGATGGCCTCGACCATCCCCCGGCTCATCGTCAGTTCACGGTCGATCGTTTCGGGGTCGGGGACGTCAGCCTGCGCCATCACTCCTCACCTCCGTCGGCCGCGGCCAGTTCCTTATCCGGACGCTCGGGCCAGCCCTCGAGTTCGTCCGTGAAAACGTCCTCGTAGGCCTCCTCGGGATCGGGCTGGGGCTGGTCTTTCGCCCACTCGATGGCCTCCTCGACGCGCTCGTGGGCGCGTTCGCGGATCTCCTCGAGGTCCTCGTCTCCGAGCCCGTGGTCCTCGAGGTGACGCTCCATCCGCTCGATCGAGTCGCGCTCGTGGGCCGCCTCGACGTCCTCGTCCGGGCGATACGCTTCGGGGTCGCCCATGAAGTGGCCCATCCGGCGATGGAGCTGTACCTCGAGCACCGTCGGCCCGTTGCCGTCGCGGGCGCGCCCGATCGCCTCCCCTGCGGCCTCGTAGACGGCGACGGCGTCGTCGACGTCGACGCGTTCGCCGTGTACCTCGAAGCCGTCGGCTCGCTGCGAGGCGTCTTCGACGTCGGTCACGCGTTCTTTGGGCATGCTGATCGCCCAGTCGTTGTCCTCGATGACGAACACGACGGGCAGGTTCTGCACGGCGGCGAGGTTGAGCGATTCGAGGAATGCCCCCTGGCTGACCGCCCCCTCGCCGAGGAAGGCGACGGCCACGGCGTCGGTGTTTCGTTTCTTCGCGGCCATCGCCGCGCCGACCGCCGGCGGGCAGCCCTGGGCGATGATCCCGCTGCAGGCGAAGTTCACGTCGGGATCGTAGAGGTGCATGTGACCGCCCTTTCCCTTCGAGAGGCCCGTCTGCCGGCCGAATATCTCCGCAGTCATTCGTTTCAGGTCGACGCCCTTCGAGATCGCGACGTGGTGTGGTCGGTGGGGCGCCGTTACCGTATCGTCGTCTCTGAGGTGAGCACAGACGCCCGCCCCCGACGCCTCGTGGCCCGCTGCGAGGTGCAACTCGCCGGGAATCGGCCCCGCTGAGATGTCGAAGGCCGGTTGTTTCCCCTCGAGGTACTCCTCCTGGAGTCGTTCCTCGTAGTGGCGTGCCGTCACCATCTCCTCGTACATCCGCTCGAGTGTGTTAGTTGATACCATTCACGGCACCAGTTGGCAGTACCACGAACCACGGTATAAACGCCGGCTACCGACGATCGAAACCGTAAACGTACACGCGGTATTTGTGAAC
This portion of the Natronobeatus ordinarius genome encodes:
- a CDS encoding isoaspartyl peptidase/L-asparaginase, coding for MHVIVHGGAGGEPEEPDARQAVLEESAEAGVDAETPLSAVEAAVRVLESSPRFNAGVGGAVQSDGVVRTDAGIMTDDRRVGAVCSMPGVEHAVSVARVVLEETPHTFVAGEHAVSLAEDYGVETEVDLWTERTRERWAELEAPEGGSRAQLEWIQARFGQRDQFGEETPGIDDEHDHDTVGAVAFDGERLAAATSTGGRWLALAGRVGDVPQIGSGYYCSPAGGASATGAGEDIARVTLSRRVVRHLERGLDAQGATELAIEEFGELTGSSAGVIAIDASGSLGSAYNSDAMQTARARR
- the icd gene encoding isocitrate dehydrogenase (NADP(+)) translates to MSYDKIEVPEDGEKITLKEGSDTELEVPDNPIIPIIYGDGVGSDVGPAAQKVLEAAAEATGREIHWMRVYAGESAREKYDENLPDETVEAIKEHRVAIKGPLTTPVGAGFRSLNVGLRKLLDLYANVRPTYHLDGVPSPVKEPEKMDMVTFRENTEDVYAGIEWEAGTDEVEQVKEFVEEEMGATGVIHDGPVGIGVKPITEFGTKRLVREAIDYALENDRDSVTLVHKGNIMKFTEGQFRDWGYEVADEEYGDEVITEDTLWEERDGEMPEDAVVVNDRIADNMLQQILTRTDEYDVVATMNLNGDYMSDACGAQIGGLGIAPGGNFGEGRMLAEPVHGSAPKYEGQDKVNPTAMILSGRMMLEYMGWNDAADLVRDAVEETISSGKVTYDLERQLEDAEKLATSEFAEEVVANIENLS
- a CDS encoding lipoyl domain-containing protein, yielding MSDVIEVDAATAWPEDAEDVDEGVIATWFAREGGTVEEGETICEIQVEKVSVDVPAPASGTLTEIVVGENEEFHRDDVLGRIEPD
- a CDS encoding alpha-ketoacid dehydrogenase subunit beta; protein product: MAQADVPDPETIDRELTMSRGMVEAIAHELRESEDVFVMGEDVADYGGIFDSTQGLLEDFGHDRIMDVPISETGFIGAGVGAAMQGMRPIVELMFADFFGVAMDQIYNNMAKNAYMSGGSVSVPMVFMTAVGGTYNDAAQHSQTLYGTFAHLPGMKVVVPSTAYDAKGLMHAAIRDDDPVVYMFHKRLMGLAWMPAPDGPKTGVPEEDYEIEFGEADVKREGDDVTIVTLGLHVHRALEAAADLAEDGIDAEVIDLRTLVPLDTETVLESVRKTGKLVVVDEDYHSYGVSGELVARATEGALDELEAVRRVTMPDVPIPYARPLENEVLPDAGDVEAAVRSIHE
- a CDS encoding thiamine pyrophosphate-dependent dehydrogenase E1 component subunit alpha — its product is MYEEMVTARHYEERLQEEYLEGKQPAFDISAGPIPGELHLAAGHEASGAGVCAHLRDDDTVTAPHRPHHVAISKGVDLKRMTAEIFGRQTGLSKGKGGHMHLYDPDVNFACSGIIAQGCPPAVGAAMAAKKRNTDAVAVAFLGEGAVSQGAFLESLNLAAVQNLPVVFVIEDNDWAISMPKERVTDVEDASQRADGFEVHGERVDVDDAVAVYEAAGEAIGRARDGNGPTVLEVQLHRRMGHFMGDPEAYRPDEDVEAAHERDSIERMERHLEDHGLGDEDLEEIRERAHERVEEAIEWAKDQPQPDPEEAYEDVFTDELEGWPERPDKELAAADGGEE